One Panicum virgatum strain AP13 chromosome 3N, P.virgatum_v5, whole genome shotgun sequence DNA segment encodes these proteins:
- the LOC120667595 gene encoding F-box protein CPR1-like gives MEVSGGGIHALCEDALAEILVRLPSESVLRCRAVCRSWRCVAADPSFLAAHAARRPREMIVVCMEHGMTRSAAHLYLDLEPAAGRRRFYLSPVRPLAEDGTSTVFCLRATLDGLVVLQESRRGLYIICNPITEQWTNLPVLPRCSTTYACGFYFHTLSGEYRLMCHGVEDEEEEEGGDTTRSNYHYVLSAGSTLPRRLSRAPSSEAPSTKPAYGIPVSYREILHWFSEHPQGTETGKMLAFDTVSETFRLMSGPPGPERPDLEWMRDLLVLDGELSVATKLDLTLDIWVLQDYGAAERWTLRHRVRLPPPRDFGLIGDLPMIYRALPVERNAILIACTSARMGTLYDLKENRVCRLIDFGGRPTFVVFSESLVRHAFFDLPPFPDITPPKFSEPDGESEEFA, from the coding sequence ATGGAGGTGTCAGGCGGCGGCATCCACGCTCTGTGCGAGGACGCCCTCGCCGAGATCCTTGTCCGCCTCCCCTCCGAGTCCGTGCTCCGCTGCCGCGCCGTCTGCAGGAGCTGGCGCTGCGTCGCCGCGGATCCCTCGTTcctcgccgcccacgccgcccgccgcccacgCGAGATGATCGTCGTCTGCATGGAACACGGAATGACTCGCAGCGCCGCCCATCTCTACCTAGACCTCGAgccggcggcgggacggcggcgtTTCTACCTTTCCCCAGTGCGCCCGCTAGCCGAGGACGGAACCTCGACCGTCTTCTGCCTTCGCGCTACCCTCGACGGCCTTGTTGTACTGCAGGAATCACGCCGTGGCCTGTACATCATCTGCAACCCGATCACGGAGCAGTGGACCAATCTGCCGGTGCTGCCTCGGTGCTCCACCACCTACGCGTGCGGCTTCTACTTCCACACCTTGTCCGGCGAATACCGCCTCATGTGCCATGGCgtagaagatgaggaggaggaggaaggcgggGACACCACCAGGTCCAACTACCACTATGTCCTCTCGGCTGGCAGCACGCTGCCTCGGCGACTGAGTCGCGCTCCGTCGTCGGAAGCACCCAGCACCAAGCCGGCGTACGGTATCCCCGTGTCCTATCGGGAGATACTGCATTGGTTCTCTGAGCATCCCCAAGGCACCGAGACCGGCAAGATGCTGGCGTTCGACACGGTTTCCGAGACGTTCCGCCTGATGTCGGGCCCACCAGGGCCGGAGCGGCCGGACCTGGAGTGGATGAGGGATCTGCTGGTGCTCGACGGGGAGCTCAGCGTTGCGACTAAGCTGGATCTGACGCTGGACATCTGGGTACTGCAGGACTAcggggcggcggagcggtggACGCTGCGCCATCGAGtgaggctgccgccgccgagagATTTTGGGCTCATCGGGGATCTCCCGATGATCTACAGGGCACTCCCTGTTGAGCGCAATGCCATCCTGATCGCGTGCACATCAGCTAGGATGGGCACGTTGTACGATCTCAAAGAGAACAGGGTGTGCCGGCTGATCGACTTTGGGGGTCGCCCTACGTTCGTGGTGTTCAGTGAGAGCCTCGTGCGGCATGCCTTCTTCGACCTGCCACCGTTCCCCGACATCACGCCACCAAAGTTCTCCGAGCCAGATGGAGAAAGTGAAGAATTTGCATAG
- the LOC120664602 gene encoding 3-ketoacyl-CoA synthase 4-like: MNGGTAPSAAAAAATPPHRRLPDFLQSVNLKYVKLGYHYLITHLLTLMLLPLMAVILLEAGRTDPNDLRQLWLHLQYNLVSVLVLSAVLVFGATVYVLTRPRPLYLVDFACYKPPAHLQVRFDEFMRHSKLCGFSEDALEFQRKILERSGLSEETYVPEAMHALPPQPTMANARAEAETVMFGALDNLFKATGVKPKDVGVLVVNCSLFNPTPSLSAMIVNKYKLRGNIRSFNLGGMGCSAGVIAIDLARDMLQVHRNTYAVVVSTENITQNWYFGNRKSMLIPNCLFRVGGAAVLLSNRGADRRRAKYSLKHVVRTHKGADDKAFNCVYQEQDGEGKTGVSLSKDLMAIAGGALKTNITTLGPLVLPVSEQLLFFATLVAKKLFNAKTKPYIPDFKLAFEHFCIHAGGRAVIDELEKNLQLSPADVEASRMTLHRFGNTSSSSIWYELAYMEAKSRVRRGHRIWQIAFGSGFKCNSAVWHALRNVKPSPNSPWDDCIDRYPVELVDGFPTHKAAQQ; encoded by the coding sequence ATGAACGGAGGCACCGCCCcatcggcggccgccgcggcggcgacgccgcctCACCGGCGGCTGCCGGACTTCCTCCAGAGCGTGAACCTCAAGTACGTGAAGCTGGGATACCACTACCTCATCACCCACCTGCTCACGCTGATGCTGCTCCCGCTCATGGCCGTGATCCTCCTCGAGGCCGGGCGAACCGACCCCAACGATCTGCGCCAGCTGTGGCTCCACCTCCAGTACAACCTCGTCTCCGTGCTTGTCCTCTCCGCCGTCCTCGTCTTCGGCGCCACCGTCTATGTGCTCACCCGCCCACGACCCCTCTACCTCGTGGACTTCGCCTGCTACAAGCCGCCCGCCCACCTCCAGGTCCGCTTCGACGAGTTCATGCGCCACTCCAAGCTCTGCGGCTTCTCTGAAGACGCGCTCGAGTTCCAGCGCAAGATCCTCGAGCGCTCCGGCCTCAGCGAGGAGACCTACGTCCCGGAGGCCATGCACGCCCTCCCGCCCCAGCCCACAATGGCCAACGCTCGCGCCGAGGCCGAGACCGTCATGTTCGGCGCGCTCGACAACCTCTTCAAGGCCACCGGCGTCAAGCCCAAGGacgtcggcgtcctcgtcgtcAACTGCAGCCTCTTCAACCCCACGCCATCCCTGTCCGCCATGATCGTGAACAAGTACAAGCTCCGTGGGAACATCCGGAGCTTCAACCTCGGAGGGATGGGCTGCAGCGCGGGCGTCATCGCCATCGACCTCGCGCGTGACATGCTGCAGGTGCACCGCAACACCTACGCCGTGGTTGTCAGCACGGAGAACATCACCCAGAACTGGTACTTCGGGAACCGCAAATCGATGCTGATCCCCAACTGCCTGTTCCGCGTCGGCGGCGCAGCGGTGCTTCTCTCGAACCgcggcgccgaccgccgccgcgccaagtACAGCCTCAAGCACGTCGTGCGCACGCACAAGGGCGCGGACGACAAGGCGTTCAACTGCGTGTACCAGGAGCAGGACGGCGAGGGCAAGACCGGCGTGTCGCTGTCCAAGGACCTCATGgccatcgccggcggcgcgctcaaGACGAACATCACGACGCTGGGCCCGCTCGTGCTGCCCGTGAGCGAGCAGCTCCTCTTCTTCGCGACGCTCGTGGCCAAGAAGCTGTTCAACGCCAAGACCAAGCCCTACATCCCGGACTTCAAGCTGGCGTTCGAGCACTTCTGCATCCACGCCGGCGGGCGCGCCGTGATCGACGAGCTCGAGAAGAACCTGCAGCTGAGCCCGGCAGACGTTGAGGCGTCCCGGATGACGCTTCACCGGTTCGGCAACACGTCGAGCAGCTCCATCTGGTACGAGCTGGCCTACATGGAGGCCAAGAGCCGcgtccgccgcggccaccgcatCTGGCAGATCGCGTTCGGCAGCGGGTTCAAGTGCAACAGCGCCGTCTGGCACGCTCTGCGGAACGTCAAGCCGTCGCCCAACAGCCCGTGGGACGACTGCATTGACCGCTACCCGGTGGAGCTCGTCGACGGCTTCCCCACACACAAGGCGGCGCAGCAATAG
- the LOC120664600 gene encoding iron-sulfur cluster assembly protein 1-like: protein MLRVAGKRLLGAASGVRGGEAAPAVAAAAAAGAARRGYHERVVDHYNNPRNVGAFDKDDAGVGTGIVGAPACGDVMKLQIRVDEGSGRIVDARFKTFGCGSAIASSSVATEWVKGKQMEEVVTIKNTDIAKHLSLPPVKLHCSMLAEDAIKAAVKDYEAKKGKLAKADE from the exons ATGCTGCGCGTGGCGGGCAAGAGGCTCCTCGGCGCCGCGTCCGGCGTCAGAGGCGGTGAGGCGGCGCCCGCGgtggcagctgctgctgctgctggggcggcgaggcgggggtACCACGAGCGGGTGGTGGACCACTACAACAACCCGCGCAACGTGGGGGCCTTCGACAAGGACGACGCGGGCGTCGGCACGGGGATCGTCGGCGCGCCGGCGTGCGGGGACGTCATGAAGCTGCAGATCCGCGTCGACGAGGGGTCCGGCAGGATCGTCGACGCGCGCTTCAAGACCTTCGGGTGCGGCTCCGCCATCGCGTCCTCCTCCGTCG CTACTGAGTGGGTTAAGGGCAAGCAAATGGAGGAAGTAGTCACAATCAAGAACAC tgATATTGCAAAGCACCTGTCTCTTCCACCGGTGAAGCTCCACTGCAGCATGCTCGCTGAGGATGCGATCAAAGCCGCCGTGAAGGACTACGAAGCAAAGAAGGGGAAGCTGGCCAAGGCAGACGAGTAG
- the LOC120664599 gene encoding 50S ribosomal protein L12, chloroplastic-like, with protein MASTALSSASFSLLNVPTASSSLPKATVTFVARGRGGRFAVACTSTASPKVLELGDAISGLTLEEARGLVDHLQERLGVTAAAFAPAAVVAAPVEKTEFDVVIEEVPSSARIATVKVVRALTNLALKEAKDLIEGLPKKLKEAVSKDEADDAKKQLEEVGAKVSIA; from the coding sequence ATGGCTTCCACCGccctctcctccgcctccttctCCCTGCTGAATGTCCCCActgcctcctcctcgctccctAAGGCCACAGTCACCTTCGTCGcccgcggccgtggcggccgcTTCGCCGTCGCCTGCACGTCGACGGCCTCGCCCAAGGTGCTCGAGCTCGGGGACGCCATCTCGGGGCTCACCCTCGAGGAGGCGCGGGGCCTCGTGGACCACCTGCAGGAGCGGCTCGgcgtcaccgccgccgcgttcGCCCCCGCGGCCGTGGTCGCGGCGCCCGTGGAGAAGACGGAGTTCGACGTGGTGATCGAGGAGGTGCCCAGCAGCGCGCGCATCGCGACCGTCAAGGTGGTGCGCGCGCTGACGAACCTGGCGCTCAAGGAGGCCAAGGACCTCATCGAGGGCCTGCCCAAGAAGCTCAAGGAGGCCGTGAGCAAGGACGAGGCCGATGACGCCAAGAAGCAGCTCGAGGAGGTCGGCGCCAAGGTGTCCATCGCCTGA